The following DNA comes from Phycisphaerae bacterium.
GCGGAGGAGTCGTCCTCGTGCTGGCCGGCGATGGCGGCGACAGGCTTCTTCGATCGCGCCGAAGCCGCAGTGGCCGACGGCTCCGGCTTCCTGGGCGCCTTTCGCAAGGCGTGGGTTGATCCGTATCGCTTGAACATCATGTAGAAATTCACGCCCTCCCGGTCTTTGAGCGTATCGGAAACAAAACGCTGCGCTTCGGCAACCGATATGCCATCCGGAATGCACTTGGTGCGATGCAGGTAGGAGAACATGTTCTCGTCGAGCGGGATCTCGTTGTAATTCAGGTAGCGATTTCGGAAGAAAGCCGCGGCATGCGGTGTCAATCCGTCGATGCCCTCAAGGAATGCGTTGACGGCCTTTTTCGACTGGGTCTTCAGGTAGCTGACATCCAGATGATGCAAACTATTGAAGACTGAATTGAAAACCTGTGTGATCTCGGTCGCGGCCTGTCGAGCCTGGGGATAGTCGTGGCCGATGATGCCGACCAGATCCGAGACAGCCGTCACGCGAAGCTCGTTCATGTCGACCACGGACTCGATGATCTTTCGGACGGCTCCGGCGGCTCGCTGCTCTGCAGCATAGTTGCAGAGAATGCCCATCAACAGGGCGCGAGTGGAGTCGTCCACGGCCTCAATGGTCGCCTTGCCGCCGTCCTTCTTGAGCTTTGCGTTCAACTGCTTGAGCTTACGAACGAATTCCTGGGCATTTCTCATTGACGATCCTCAATCAACCGTGGTGTATCACGCGGAGCCGTCCGTCACCAACCAACGTACATTCTTCCATTGCGGACCTGAATCAATCAGGCTCCCGGGCGCTATTCGCTTCGGCCGGGGGCTCATCGCGATCGACGGGGCGTTCAACCGAATCATTGGTGAAGTTTGACATTTGTCGAAAAGTATCAAGGGCTTTCTTGATGCCTGGATCGAGATGAAAGCGGATGGTGGGACACTGGCGCATGTTAATCTGCTTTGCCAGTCGCGTTTGAATCATCCCGCGGGCGCTTGCCAGCCCTTTCATCGTCGTGAGTCCGACCTGCTCCTCACCCATGACGCTGACGTACACATCAGCGATTTTCATGTCGGGCGTGACTTCGACGCGCGTCACGCTCGTGAAGCGACTGACGCGCGGATCGGAAATGCGGTTCGTAATCGCGTCGCTCACGACATCGCGTACGAAGTGTGACACCCGCTCCTTGCGATAGGACATC
Coding sequences within:
- the rbfA gene encoding 30S ribosome-binding factor RbfA, with the protein product MSYRKERVSHFVRDVVSDAITNRISDPRVSRFTSVTRVEVTPDMKIADVYVSVMGEEQVGLTTMKGLASARGMIQTRLAKQINMRQCPTIRFHLDPGIKKALDTFRQMSNFTNDSVERPVDRDEPPAEANSAREPD